In Phormidium yuhuli AB48, one genomic interval encodes:
- a CDS encoding TIGR04376 family protein, with translation MGLFEDLSQFLETRLEEFLAAHPHLELQAIEEQLREQEEDTLRLIANLQAQEKKLEEDILSTAQDIQRWHGRIQKAQAAGRDDLVKPAQEREALLLRQGNQLWGQRQGVQERLSQAKTLKETIQSRRQEVHAKAAQWRAQQAQPSSERVSGWDNPSQTRFPKTAVDPLEQVFSDWETEDELNQLKRQMGQ, from the coding sequence ATTTTTAGAAACTCGTTTAGAGGAATTTTTAGCCGCACATCCCCATCTGGAATTGCAGGCGATCGAGGAGCAATTGCGGGAACAAGAAGAAGATACCCTGCGCCTAATTGCCAACCTGCAAGCCCAGGAAAAAAAGCTTGAAGAAGACATCCTAAGCACCGCCCAAGATATCCAACGTTGGCATGGTCGCATCCAGAAAGCCCAAGCTGCCGGACGGGACGACCTCGTCAAACCCGCCCAAGAACGAGAAGCCTTGCTCTTACGGCAGGGGAATCAGCTTTGGGGACAGCGCCAAGGGGTGCAAGAGCGGCTCAGTCAGGCCAAAACTCTCAAAGAGACGATTCAGTCCCGCCGCCAAGAAGTCCATGCCAAAGCGGCTCAATGGCGTGCTCAACAGGCGCAACCTAGCAGCGAGCGGGTGTCCGGTTGGGACAATCCCAGCCAGACCCGCTTTCCCAAAACCGCCGTCGATCCCCTAGAACAAGTCTTTAGTGATTGGGAAACCGAAGACGAGTTAAACCAACTAAAACGCCAAATGGGTCAATAG